The following proteins come from a genomic window of Malus domestica chromosome 02, GDT2T_hap1:
- the LOC103406827 gene encoding mediator of RNA polymerase II transcription subunit 20a isoform X1: protein MELKYFHISSMEKARQVMEEFMDMWQQALSKRSLPGHYMHVGPNFSEYGLADQCTSQHTAVQYAAIMAQLIATVQAVQQSARN from the exons ATGGAG CTGAAGTACTTTCACATTTCTTCGATGGAAAAAGCGAGGCAAGTAATGGAAGAGTTCATGGATATGTGGCAGCAGGCTTTGTCGAAAAGATCATTACCGGGGCACTACATGCATGTGGGACCAAACTTTTCCGAGTATGGCCTTGCAGACCAATGTACTTCACAACATACTGCTGTCCAGTATGCTGCCATTATGGCTCAACTCATTGCGACTGTGCAAGCAGTGCAGCAATCAGCAAGAAATTAG
- the LOC103406827 gene encoding mediator of RNA polymerase II transcription subunit 20a isoform X2, translated as MEKARQVMEEFMDMWQQALSKRSLPGHYMHVGPNFSEYGLADQCTSQHTAVQYAAIMAQLIATVQAVQQSARN; from the coding sequence ATGGAAAAAGCGAGGCAAGTAATGGAAGAGTTCATGGATATGTGGCAGCAGGCTTTGTCGAAAAGATCATTACCGGGGCACTACATGCATGTGGGACCAAACTTTTCCGAGTATGGCCTTGCAGACCAATGTACTTCACAACATACTGCTGTCCAGTATGCTGCCATTATGGCTCAACTCATTGCGACTGTGCAAGCAGTGCAGCAATCAGCAAGAAATTAG
- the LOC103406825 gene encoding uncharacterized protein, producing the protein MEPEPAPRKRRFIPKAAPRRVPKPEVKIEADHVTEESDAEKARELLKRFSERSIHARPKDEKKLAPTQIAFGGAASTSVKVYGAQKGGSTSATDAAASGMKVEKEYGSPWNQYSYYPVTLPLRPPYSGDPEIRNQEEFGDGSEESTYDENSTKPANDLDLLEENKATSMFFLQLPQYLPMMKRSATADGPEATKSSRPPGSAHNMQKFCALSDLPPGHMGKMLVYRSGAIKLKLGDTLFDVSSGMKCGFAQDLVVTNENEKGFGTIGELNKRAIATPDIDSILESVDGLF; encoded by the exons ATGGAGCCAGAACCAGCTCCCAGAAAG AGGAGATTCATACCGAAAGCTGCCCCGCGCCGGGTTCCAAAACCTGAAGTCAAAAT CGAAGCGGACCATGTGACGGAGGAGTCTGATGCTGAAAAGGCTAGGGAACTGCTGAAACGATTCAGT GAAAGATCAATACACGCAAGGCCGAAAGATGAAAAGAAAT TGGCGCCTACACAAATTGCATTTGGTGGTGCTGCATCCACATCCGTGAAAGTGTATGGTGCTCAGAAAGGTGGGAGTACTTCAGCCACTGATG CTGCTGCCTCGGGCATGAAAGTGGAGAAAGAATACGGTTCGCCATGG AATCAGTACAGTTATTACCCTGTAACTCTTCCTCTCAGACCGCCATATTCCGGTGATCCTG AAATTCGTAATCAGGAAGAATTTGGAGACGGTTCGGAGGAGTCAACTTATGATGAAAACTCAACAAAACCGGCAAATGATCTTGATCTATTG GAGGAAAATAAAGCAACAAGTATGTTCTTTCTTCAGTTACCGCAGTATCTGCCTATGATGAAACGATCAGCTACAGCAGATGGCCCTGAGGCAACAAAAAGCTCACGGCCACCAGGAAGCGCACACAACATGCAGAAGTTTTGTGCTTTGTCTGATTTACCACCTGGCCACATGGGTAAGATGCTGGTGTACAGAAGCGGTGCTATCAAGCTGAAGCTAGGAGATACCCTTTTCGAT GTCTCCTCAGGAATGAAGTGTGGTTTTGCCCAGGATCTTGTGGTTACTAATGAGAACGAGAAGGGATTTGGTACTATCGGCGAGCTGAACAAGCGAGCCATTGCAACCCCAGATATTGACTCCATTTTGGAAAGTGTAGATGGTTTATTCTAG